A window of the Deinococcus humi genome harbors these coding sequences:
- a CDS encoding UDP-N-acetylmuramoyl-L-alanyl-D-glutamate--2,6-diaminopimelate ligase — translation MRLQALAAALNLSLTDLPDPQVRGVTHNADWAGPGDVFVAIRGARFDGHNFLQEVQRAGAVAVLGEGLPDGLVSPLPYLRVPDARAALADAAAALADHPSRALRVVGVTGTDGKTTTAWLTRHLLRAAGLKTGLLSTVGYELPDGQLRHFPAHFTTPEAPQVQRTLRELVTAGADAAVLEASSHALALDRVRGVDWAVAVWTHLSREHLDFHGTVENYFTEKRKLVERARHAVLNADDPWTVRLTGLAGGETTYSAEGEQADWSASEVEEGVNGLTFRVTSPLGEFRANLPMIGRFNVANALAGMAAAAQLGATAEQLIAGLASFRGVPGRMELLAAGEDLPRVIVDFAHTPPSLEKALATLRTTTPGRLWVLIGSAGGPRDPGKRAPLGEVASRLADHAVFTEEDCRDTPLDDILREMERGAREGGQGTFTTIPDRAEAIAWIIGQARSGDTVLLAGKGPEDTLERAHETLPWDEVAVARAALAAWSTPAGQ, via the coding sequence ATGCGTCTGCAAGCCCTGGCCGCCGCCCTCAATCTTTCCCTGACCGATCTGCCAGATCCACAGGTGCGCGGCGTCACGCACAACGCTGACTGGGCCGGACCCGGCGACGTGTTTGTGGCGATTCGTGGAGCACGCTTCGACGGCCACAATTTTCTTCAGGAGGTGCAGCGGGCGGGCGCGGTGGCGGTGCTGGGCGAGGGGCTGCCGGACGGTCTGGTTTCGCCGTTGCCGTACCTGCGCGTACCGGATGCCCGAGCGGCGCTGGCGGACGCGGCAGCAGCGCTGGCAGACCACCCCAGCCGGGCATTGCGGGTGGTGGGCGTCACCGGGACCGACGGCAAGACCACCACCGCGTGGTTGACCCGCCATCTGCTGCGGGCGGCTGGCCTGAAAACAGGACTTCTCAGCACGGTGGGCTACGAGTTGCCGGACGGCCAACTGCGACATTTTCCGGCTCACTTCACCACCCCGGAGGCCCCACAGGTCCAGCGCACCCTGCGCGAGCTGGTCACGGCGGGCGCGGACGCGGCAGTGCTGGAGGCCAGCAGTCACGCCCTGGCGCTGGACCGGGTGCGCGGTGTGGACTGGGCTGTGGCGGTCTGGACTCACCTGAGCCGCGAACATCTGGATTTCCACGGCACCGTGGAGAACTACTTCACCGAGAAACGCAAGCTGGTGGAACGCGCCCGTCACGCCGTCCTGAATGCAGACGATCCGTGGACGGTACGACTGACCGGTCTGGCCGGGGGTGAAACGACGTACAGCGCCGAGGGTGAGCAGGCCGACTGGAGCGCGTCTGAAGTCGAGGAGGGGGTCAACGGTCTGACGTTCCGGGTGACCTCGCCGCTGGGTGAATTCCGGGCCAATCTTCCCATGATCGGACGCTTCAACGTGGCGAACGCGCTGGCCGGCATGGCGGCGGCGGCGCAGCTCGGCGCGACGGCTGAACAACTGATCGCGGGGCTGGCCTCCTTCCGGGGGGTGCCAGGCCGCATGGAACTGCTGGCCGCCGGAGAGGATCTGCCCCGCGTGATCGTGGATTTCGCGCACACGCCGCCCAGCCTGGAAAAAGCGTTGGCAACGTTGCGGACCACCACGCCGGGCCGTCTCTGGGTGCTCATCGGTTCGGCGGGTGGGCCGCGCGATCCGGGAAAGCGCGCGCCGCTGGGCGAGGTGGCCTCCCGGCTGGCCGATCACGCCGTCTTCACCGAGGAAGACTGCCGCGACACCCCCCTGGACGACATCCTGCGCGAGATGGAACGCGGGGCGCGGGAGGGGGGACAGGGGACGTTCACCACCATCCCAGACCGGGCAGAGGCCATCGCCTGGATCATCGGGCAGGCGCGATCAGGCGACACCGTGCTGCTGGCGGGCAAGGGACCGGAGGACACACTGGAACGCGCGCACGAAACCCTCCCCTGGGACGAGGTGGCGGTGGCGCGGGCCGCTCTCGCCGCTTGGTCCACGCCTGCCGGACAGTAA
- a CDS encoding glycine C-acetyltransferase, whose amino-acid sequence MSTSLSERLSAELSGLRNSGLLIRPRVLDGANRARMRVDGREVVNLASNNYLGFADHPRLKERAAAYLREWGVGAGAVRTIAGTLRIHEELEEQLAAFKHTGSALVLHSGFTTNQGVLGALLKEGDLVVSDELNHASIIDGLRLTKATKKVYKHSDAADLERILKENDTDGLKLVVTDGVFSMDGDLAPLDKLIEVARKYGAITYVDDAHGSGVMGEAGRGTVHHFGFEHADDVIQVGTLSKAWGGVGGYAAGHADLRELLINRARPYLFSTAQPPAVVGGLVAAIEEVQRDPSLMRRLWDNTHYFKAELGKLGFDTMGSVTPITPVLFGEAEAAFEASRLLFEEGIFAVGLGFPTVPRGSARIRNIVTAEHTRDDLDQALSAYEKVGRKLKVAGV is encoded by the coding sequence ATGTCAACCTCTTTATCAGAACGCCTGAGTGCCGAACTTTCGGGCTTGAGGAACAGCGGACTGCTGATCAGACCACGGGTGTTGGACGGAGCCAACCGCGCCCGGATGCGGGTGGACGGGCGCGAGGTGGTGAACTTGGCGAGCAACAACTATCTGGGCTTCGCCGATCATCCCCGCCTCAAGGAAAGGGCCGCCGCCTACCTGCGTGAGTGGGGAGTGGGGGCCGGGGCCGTGCGGACTATTGCCGGGACACTGCGGATCCACGAGGAACTGGAAGAACAGTTGGCCGCGTTCAAGCACACCGGCAGCGCACTGGTGCTGCACAGCGGTTTTACCACCAACCAGGGGGTGCTGGGCGCGCTTCTCAAGGAAGGCGATCTGGTGGTCAGCGATGAACTGAACCACGCCAGCATCATTGACGGGTTGCGGCTGACCAAGGCCACCAAGAAGGTCTACAAGCACTCGGACGCCGCCGATCTGGAACGCATCCTGAAAGAAAATGACACGGACGGTCTGAAATTGGTGGTGACCGACGGCGTGTTCAGCATGGACGGCGATCTGGCCCCACTGGACAAGCTGATTGAGGTGGCCCGCAAATACGGCGCGATCACGTATGTCGACGATGCCCACGGCAGCGGCGTGATGGGCGAGGCCGGACGCGGCACAGTGCATCACTTCGGCTTCGAGCATGCTGACGACGTGATTCAGGTGGGTACTCTCAGCAAGGCCTGGGGAGGCGTGGGCGGCTACGCTGCCGGACACGCTGATCTGCGCGAACTGCTGATCAACCGTGCGAGGCCCTACCTCTTCTCCACCGCGCAGCCCCCGGCCGTGGTGGGCGGTCTGGTGGCGGCCATCGAGGAAGTGCAGCGCGATCCCTCGCTGATGCGGCGGCTGTGGGACAACACGCACTACTTCAAGGCCGAACTGGGCAAGCTGGGCTTCGATACCATGGGCAGCGTCACCCCCATTACCCCGGTCCTGTTCGGCGAGGCCGAGGCCGCCTTCGAAGCCAGCCGACTGCTGTTCGAGGAAGGCATCTTCGCCGTGGGCCTGGGCTTTCCCACGGTGCCCCGCGGCAGCGCCCGCATCCGCAACATCGTGACTGCGGAGCATACCCGTGACGATCTGGATCAGGCCCTGTCGGCCTACGAGAAGGTGGGGCGCAAGCTGAAAGTGGCAGGCGTCTGA
- a CDS encoding nucleobase:cation symporter-2 family protein — protein MTTARNPNAVHPVDEVLPPQNMIAFGLQHVLSMYAGIVAVPLVLATALGLDSETVVRIIGASFFMCGVATLIQTIGFPGFGARLPIVQGTTFASVATMIAIGKAYGLPGIFGAVIAGGVLTVLLAPYFSRLLRFFPPVVAGTVILMIGVSLMPVAIKWAGGGVPGTPNFGDPANLGLATLTLVIVLLLTRFGRGFLSRVAVLLGLVIGTIVAAALGLADFSKVASAQWFGFTAPFHFGTPTFSLVPVLSMLLVMLVVMVETTADLLAIGEVTEKDVDAGDVARGLRADGLSTALGGVFCAFPFTAFAQNVGLVRFTGIKSRFVVAVAGVILMLLGFLPKLSAVVSAIPLPVLGGAGLVLFGTVAAAGVQTLSKVNMNDTRNLIIVAVSVALGVIPSTVPTLYEKLPEQAQLFLDSGITSAALAAIILNILFNIVGNNTPHPSSLATSASHAPEPGDVHS, from the coding sequence ATGACGACAGCCCGTAACCCGAACGCCGTCCACCCCGTCGACGAGGTTCTACCCCCGCAGAATATGATCGCCTTCGGCCTGCAGCACGTCCTGAGCATGTATGCCGGCATCGTGGCTGTGCCGCTGGTGCTGGCGACGGCGCTGGGCCTGGACAGCGAGACCGTGGTCCGCATCATCGGCGCAAGCTTTTTCATGTGCGGCGTCGCCACGCTGATCCAGACCATCGGGTTCCCCGGTTTCGGGGCCAGGCTGCCCATCGTACAGGGCACCACCTTCGCCTCGGTGGCCACCATGATCGCCATTGGCAAGGCCTACGGGCTGCCGGGCATTTTTGGGGCGGTGATCGCCGGGGGCGTACTGACCGTGCTGCTCGCGCCGTATTTTTCCAGACTGTTGCGCTTCTTTCCGCCAGTGGTGGCCGGAACCGTGATCCTGATGATCGGGGTCTCGCTGATGCCCGTGGCGATCAAATGGGCTGGCGGCGGCGTACCCGGCACCCCCAACTTCGGTGATCCGGCCAACCTGGGCCTGGCCACGCTGACCCTGGTGATCGTGCTGCTGCTCACGCGCTTTGGGCGGGGCTTCCTGAGCCGGGTGGCCGTCCTGCTGGGGCTGGTCATCGGTACCATCGTGGCCGCCGCGCTCGGTCTGGCCGACTTCTCCAAAGTGGCGAGCGCCCAGTGGTTCGGCTTCACCGCACCCTTCCATTTCGGCACGCCCACCTTCAGCCTCGTTCCGGTGCTGTCCATGCTGCTGGTGATGCTGGTGGTCATGGTAGAAACCACCGCCGATCTGCTGGCGATTGGTGAGGTCACCGAGAAGGACGTGGATGCGGGCGACGTGGCCAGGGGCCTGCGCGCCGACGGCCTCTCCACCGCGCTTGGCGGCGTCTTCTGCGCCTTTCCTTTCACCGCCTTTGCCCAGAACGTCGGCCTGGTGCGCTTTACCGGAATCAAGAGCCGCTTCGTGGTGGCCGTGGCCGGCGTGATCCTAATGCTTCTAGGCTTTCTGCCCAAGCTGAGCGCGGTGGTCTCGGCTATTCCGCTGCCCGTGCTGGGCGGCGCTGGGCTGGTGTTGTTCGGCACGGTGGCCGCCGCCGGGGTGCAGACGCTGTCCAAGGTCAACATGAACGACACCCGCAACCTGATCATCGTGGCCGTCAGCGTGGCGCTGGGCGTGATTCCCTCCACCGTGCCCACCCTGTACGAGAAACTACCCGAACAGGCCCAGCTCTTCCTGGACAGCGGCATCACTTCCGCCGCGCTGGCCGCGATCATCCTGAATATCCTGTTCAATATCGTGGGCAACAACACGCCGCACCCGTCCTCGCTGGCGACCTCGGCGAGCCACGCGCCGGAACCGGGCGATGTTCACAGCTGA
- a CDS encoding AEC family transporter has protein sequence MFQALSNVLLPVMIVAGLGALLASRMRIDQVTVSRLTMYLLIPALVLDVILRTPVKVAEAGQLGLAFLLVMGLSLGLGWLTGLGRPGAERRSLSAASGIWNSGNMGLPIALFVFGQSGFDRATVVFLVSIIAMYIVGPAIYGSASRAGGRHGVAEIFRSVFRLPTVWVALIAVALRELNVPLPQGVTRGVSLLAEATLPLVLLSLGLQLGAGGWPPLHRRVWLAGAARLIGGPLIALGVGSAVGLRSESLAVLILSASMPTAVNALLIAQEYGGDSETVAGVVLVTTLGSVLTIAAVVALLPGLG, from the coding sequence ATGTTCCAGGCCCTGAGCAACGTGCTGCTGCCCGTGATGATTGTCGCCGGACTGGGGGCGCTGCTGGCCTCGCGCATGCGGATCGATCAGGTGACGGTCTCGCGCCTCACCATGTACCTGCTGATTCCGGCACTGGTACTGGACGTGATTCTGAGGACCCCTGTCAAGGTCGCCGAGGCCGGGCAACTGGGGCTGGCCTTCCTGTTGGTGATGGGCCTGTCGCTGGGCCTGGGCTGGCTGACGGGCCTGGGTCGCCCGGGCGCCGAACGCCGCAGCCTGAGCGCCGCGTCGGGCATCTGGAACAGCGGCAATATGGGGCTGCCTATTGCGCTGTTCGTGTTCGGACAAAGCGGCTTTGACCGGGCGACCGTCGTTTTCCTGGTGTCCATCATCGCCATGTACATAGTCGGGCCGGCCATCTACGGCTCGGCCTCCCGGGCGGGCGGGCGGCACGGCGTGGCTGAAATCTTCAGATCGGTCTTCCGGCTCCCCACCGTGTGGGTGGCATTGATCGCTGTGGCGCTGCGGGAGCTGAACGTGCCGCTGCCGCAGGGGGTGACCCGGGGGGTCTCGCTGCTGGCCGAGGCCACCCTGCCCCTGGTGCTGCTGTCCCTGGGCCTGCAACTGGGCGCAGGAGGCTGGCCGCCGCTGCACCGCCGTGTGTGGCTGGCCGGCGCAGCGCGGCTGATCGGCGGGCCGCTGATTGCGCTGGGCGTGGGCTCTGCCGTGGGCCTGCGGTCCGAGTCGCTGGCGGTGCTGATCCTGTCGGCCAGCATGCCCACCGCTGTCAACGCGCTCTTGATCGCGCAGGAATACGGCGGCGACTCGGAGACGGTAGCGGGCGTGGTGCTGGTCACCACACTGGGGTCCGTGCTGACCATCGCAGCGGTGGTGGCGCTGCTGCCAGGGCTGGGGTAG
- a CDS encoding pyridoxal phosphate-dependent aminotransferase — MPLLLPRARASQESVFARMSRLAAQYGAVNLGQGFPADAPPAFLLEAARRAVGTLDQYSPPAGLPTLRDAIGADLGVDGADVIVTCGATEALNVLALSLYGPGDEVLMLEPVFDVYIPQARLAGATPVTVPMTLDETHGWSLDLNALRAAVTPHTRALLLNSPYNPTGTVFSREELNAIVALARQHDLWIISDEVYDELYFGEKPIAVRELAPERTFTVGSAGKRLEATGWRVGWIACPPAGADPYGAGAGVAANVAGVRQQGSFCSPTPLQVAVAAALPVARAEGFYEGLRAEYRARQDLLAGGLSGLGATVFMPQGTYFLTAIYPRWRAEELVERGVAVIPGEAFYSQHPAPEGLLRVAFCKSRDEIGRALERLATTTMVAT, encoded by the coding sequence ATGCCCCTCCTATTGCCCCGCGCCCGCGCCTCCCAGGAGAGCGTCTTCGCCCGCATGAGCCGTCTGGCCGCGCAGTACGGGGCCGTCAACCTGGGGCAGGGCTTTCCTGCCGATGCCCCCCCGGCCTTCTTGCTGGAGGCGGCGCGGCGGGCGGTGGGGACGCTGGACCAATACAGTCCTCCCGCCGGACTGCCCACGCTGCGCGACGCCATCGGCGCGGACCTGGGGGTGGACGGCGCGGACGTGATCGTGACGTGCGGTGCCACCGAGGCATTGAACGTGCTGGCCCTGTCACTGTACGGTCCCGGCGACGAGGTGCTGATGCTGGAGCCCGTCTTTGACGTGTACATTCCTCAGGCGCGGCTGGCTGGGGCCACGCCCGTCACCGTGCCCATGACCCTGGACGAGACCCACGGCTGGTCACTGGACCTAAACGCGTTGAGGGCCGCCGTGACCCCGCACACACGGGCGCTCCTGCTCAACAGTCCGTACAACCCAACCGGCACTGTGTTCTCACGAGAGGAGCTGAACGCCATTGTGGCGCTGGCCCGCCAACATGACCTGTGGATCATCAGCGACGAGGTGTACGACGAGCTGTATTTTGGCGAGAAGCCCATTGCGGTACGGGAACTGGCCCCAGAACGCACGTTCACGGTGGGCAGCGCGGGCAAGCGGCTGGAGGCCACCGGCTGGCGCGTGGGCTGGATCGCGTGCCCGCCGGCGGGCGCCGATCCGTACGGTGCCGGTGCAGGTGTGGCCGCCAACGTCGCTGGGGTGCGTCAGCAAGGTTCGTTCTGCTCACCCACCCCCCTGCAGGTGGCGGTGGCGGCGGCCCTGCCGGTGGCCCGCGCAGAAGGGTTCTACGAGGGCTTGAGGGCCGAATACCGTGCCCGGCAGGACTTGCTGGCCGGAGGGCTGAGCGGACTGGGAGCTACCGTCTTCATGCCGCAGGGCACCTATTTCCTGACCGCCATCTACCCCAGGTGGCGGGCCGAGGAACTGGTGGAGCGCGGCGTCGCGGTGATTCCTGGCGAGGCGTTCTACTCGCAGCATCCAGCCCCCGAAGGCTTGCTGCGGGTGGCCTTCTGCAAGTCGCGGGACGAGATCGGGCGGGCGCTGGAGCGGCTTGCAACAACCACGATGGTTGCGACCTGA
- a CDS encoding GNAT family N-acetyltransferase: MREWPQLAALGELREAAWGGRDDGHGWPPVLGRSLTWVTAFNGETLVGFVNVAWDGGVHAFLLDTTVHPDWGRRGIGSSLVRAATQAAKAEGIHWLHVDYEPQLQTFYRLCGFQPTSAGLLKLN, translated from the coding sequence GTGCGCGAGTGGCCACAGCTGGCGGCGCTGGGAGAACTTCGTGAGGCCGCGTGGGGCGGGCGGGATGACGGGCACGGATGGCCGCCCGTGCTCGGACGCAGCCTGACCTGGGTCACCGCCTTCAACGGCGAAACGCTGGTGGGCTTCGTCAACGTCGCCTGGGACGGTGGTGTGCATGCCTTTTTGCTGGACACCACGGTTCATCCAGATTGGGGGCGACGCGGAATAGGGAGCAGTCTCGTCAGGGCGGCTACGCAGGCAGCAAAAGCGGAGGGGATCCACTGGCTCCATGTCGATTATGAGCCACAGTTACAGACCTTCTATAGGTTGTGCGGCTTCCAGCCCACGTCAGCGGGACTCCTGAAACTGAATTGA
- a CDS encoding MFS transporter: protein MSGTLLPGSVPLPAAPRMLSLGLVLVVLIVAFESMAVSTVLPRVAEQLSGLALYGWASSAFLLSSLFGAVLGGVLADRRGLAFGAVLALLLFAAGLLVGAAAPTMLVFVLARLLQGLGAGGLAALPWAVISTRYPPQARARMLAAISSAWLLPALIGPLIASVMADTWSWRVVFWGLVPLLAISAPLCVLPLRVRVRQPSEGKAARGGRLMLWAALALSVSAGALVEGLRRADALGLGLGAAGLIGVALSTRALFPTGMWRFAGALPSALMVRGLAAFALMGTSSFLPLALNELRGLSLTGAGIILSLGGVSWTLGSWIQARIEDARGEASRPLRIRVGMGGAAAGVALTALGVLGFLPLWVIYPSWVLACLGMGVGYTSTSLFAMSSARPEEAGQLSGQLANIESLMVALAAGIGGALIARVRPLDGAFTLAFAITLLGAMIALAAVGRLRRP, encoded by the coding sequence GTGAGTGGCACCCTGCTTCCCGGTTCAGTTCCCCTGCCCGCCGCTCCCCGGATGCTGAGCCTGGGGCTGGTGCTGGTGGTCCTGATCGTGGCCTTCGAATCGATGGCGGTCAGTACCGTGCTGCCCAGGGTCGCCGAGCAGCTGAGCGGCCTGGCCCTGTATGGCTGGGCTTCCAGCGCTTTTTTGCTGTCCAGCCTGTTCGGGGCAGTGTTGGGCGGGGTGCTGGCGGACCGGCGTGGGCTGGCCTTTGGCGCGGTGCTGGCGCTGCTGCTGTTTGCTGCCGGGTTGCTGGTGGGCGCGGCAGCCCCCACCATGCTGGTGTTCGTGCTGGCCCGTCTGCTTCAGGGCCTGGGCGCCGGCGGGCTGGCCGCGCTGCCGTGGGCGGTGATCAGCACCCGCTACCCCCCGCAGGCCCGCGCCAGGATGCTGGCCGCCATTTCCAGCGCTTGGCTGCTGCCCGCCCTGATCGGCCCGCTGATTGCCAGCGTGATGGCCGACACCTGGTCCTGGCGTGTGGTGTTCTGGGGCCTGGTGCCGTTGCTGGCGATCAGCGCGCCGCTGTGTGTCCTGCCACTGCGTGTGCGGGTGCGTCAGCCGAGCGAGGGAAAGGCAGCGAGAGGAGGCCGCCTCATGCTGTGGGCCGCGCTGGCGCTGTCCGTCTCAGCAGGGGCGCTGGTGGAGGGCCTGCGCCGCGCCGATGCGCTGGGGTTGGGGCTGGGCGCAGCGGGATTGATCGGCGTGGCTCTCAGCACCCGCGCGTTGTTCCCGACAGGCATGTGGCGCTTTGCCGGCGCTCTGCCCAGCGCCCTGATGGTCCGGGGGCTGGCGGCCTTTGCCCTGATGGGCACCAGTTCCTTTCTCCCGTTGGCCCTCAACGAGTTGCGCGGCCTGAGCCTGACCGGGGCGGGGATCATTCTGTCGCTGGGCGGCGTGAGTTGGACCCTGGGCTCGTGGATCCAGGCCCGGATCGAGGACGCACGCGGCGAGGCTTCCCGCCCCCTGCGCATCCGTGTTGGAATGGGCGGTGCGGCTGCCGGGGTGGCTCTGACCGCCCTGGGAGTCCTGGGGTTCCTGCCGCTGTGGGTGATCTACCCCAGCTGGGTGCTGGCGTGTCTGGGCATGGGCGTCGGTTACACCAGCACGTCGCTGTTCGCCATGTCCAGCGCCCGCCCGGAGGAGGCAGGGCAGCTGTCCGGGCAACTGGCGAACATCGAGTCGCTGATGGTGGCGCTGGCCGCAGGCATCGGCGGCGCCTTGATCGCCCGCGTGCGCCCGCTGGACGGGGCCTTCACGCTGGCCTTCGCGATCACGCTGCTGGGGGCCATGATAGCGCTGGCGGCGGTGGGCCGGCTGCGGCGCCCCTAA
- the argR gene encoding arginine repressor, with product MPGKLSKEQRQKRIQDIIARESVSTQGELVEFLRREDVLVTQATVSRDINELRLVRVPVGKGRHRYALSRSGGHGDVQGELARLFQNFVQDVDRGENVLVVRTAEGHASGVALLMDRLRRDDIVGTIAGEDTIFVVARTTDEGEALMEELHALMLG from the coding sequence GTGCCAGGCAAGCTCAGCAAGGAACAGCGTCAGAAGCGCATTCAGGACATCATCGCCCGCGAGAGCGTCTCCACGCAGGGTGAGCTGGTGGAATTCTTGCGGCGCGAGGACGTTCTGGTGACGCAGGCCACCGTCAGCCGCGACATCAACGAGCTGCGGCTGGTGCGCGTGCCGGTGGGCAAGGGCCGCCACCGCTACGCCCTGTCGAGGTCGGGCGGCCACGGCGACGTGCAGGGCGAGCTGGCCCGCTTGTTCCAGAACTTCGTGCAGGACGTGGACCGGGGCGAGAACGTCCTGGTGGTCCGCACGGCCGAGGGGCACGCCTCTGGCGTGGCGTTGCTGATGGACCGCCTGCGCCGTGACGACATCGTGGGCACCATTGCCGGCGAGGACACCATCTTCGTGGTCGCCCGCACCACCGACGAGGGCGAGGCGCTGATGGAAGAACTTCACGCGCTGATGCTGGGTTAG
- the ubiE gene encoding bifunctional demethylmenaquinone methyltransferase/2-methoxy-6-polyprenyl-1,4-benzoquinol methylase UbiE, whose translation MTAAPKKPSVGDKQDKGSDVQAMFADIAPRYDLLNRVLSLGVDRGWRREAAREALAFAPTRVLDVATGTADFALELKRRSPDSEVVGSDFVPQMLAIGRAKAASRHLEIVLEEGDALNLPYPDGSFDSVTCAFGFRNFADYARGLSEFWRVLAPGGRAVILEFPPPRAGLFGSLFRFYFQHVLPRIGGLISGNAGAYTYLPESVLAFPPPERLADLMQATGFRTRYRLLTFGIAAIHVGDKL comes from the coding sequence ATGACCGCCGCACCGAAAAAGCCCTCCGTGGGTGACAAACAGGACAAGGGCAGCGACGTGCAGGCCATGTTCGCCGACATTGCTCCTCGTTACGATCTGCTCAACCGCGTCCTGAGTCTGGGGGTGGACCGAGGCTGGCGGCGGGAGGCGGCGCGCGAAGCCCTTGCCTTTGCCCCCACGCGGGTCCTGGATGTGGCGACTGGGACGGCAGATTTCGCGCTGGAACTGAAACGCCGTTCGCCGGACTCGGAGGTGGTGGGCAGCGATTTTGTGCCGCAGATGCTGGCAATCGGGCGAGCCAAGGCGGCCTCACGGCATCTCGAGATCGTCCTGGAAGAAGGAGATGCGCTGAACCTGCCCTACCCGGACGGCAGTTTCGACAGCGTGACCTGCGCTTTTGGGTTCCGCAACTTCGCCGACTACGCGCGTGGGCTGTCGGAGTTCTGGAGGGTGCTGGCCCCCGGCGGGCGGGCTGTGATCCTGGAGTTTCCACCGCCCCGCGCCGGGCTGTTCGGGTCTCTTTTCCGCTTCTACTTCCAGCATGTCCTGCCCCGCATCGGCGGCCTGATCAGCGGCAACGCGGGGGCATACACCTACCTGCCCGAGAGCGTGCTGGCCTTTCCGCCCCCCGAACGCTTGGCCGACCTGATGCAGGCCACAGGCTTCCGCACCCGTTACCGCCTGCTGACCTTTGGCATCGCGGCCATCCATGTGGGGGACAAGCTGTAG
- the coaBC gene encoding bifunctional phosphopantothenoylcysteine decarboxylase/phosphopantothenate--cysteine ligase CoaBC: MAQTAAGGQKTVLVIVGGSMAAIKAPSVLRRLRERGARVNVIATRAALAFVTELSLSTAADGPVGTDEAWFTPRPDALHLSMAKADAAVIVGASAELLAGAAHGHAGDLALATLLSVPGPVLWAPAMNAAMWRNLAVQANVKRLREWGHQFLGPEVGAFGTHGEGTGLGRMAEPEEIAAAVMEVLRPPTPHDLAGLKVVVSAGPTREYLDPVRFISNPSSGKMGFAVAEDARDRGAQVTLVTGPVNLPGPSGMEVVRVESALELRDAVIQAAQDADIVVMTAAVADYRAAEQQHEKQAKVAGDVSIQLTPNPDILAELGSSKGSRVLVGFAMETHAGVERAAVKAARKNADFILLNYPTQEGTAFGGDDNQVTLVRADGTHEDWPRTSKREVARQLLDEALRVREASGATPSSSPAHP; this comes from the coding sequence ATGGCACAGACGGCGGCAGGAGGTCAGAAGACGGTGCTGGTGATCGTGGGCGGCAGCATGGCGGCCATCAAAGCACCCTCTGTGCTGCGGCGGCTCCGTGAGCGCGGCGCACGGGTCAACGTGATCGCCACCCGCGCCGCCCTGGCCTTTGTGACCGAGCTGAGCCTGTCCACCGCTGCCGACGGCCCGGTGGGGACCGACGAGGCGTGGTTCACTCCCCGCCCTGACGCCCTGCATCTGAGCATGGCGAAGGCCGACGCCGCCGTGATCGTGGGCGCCTCCGCCGAACTGCTGGCAGGGGCGGCGCACGGGCATGCGGGCGACCTGGCACTGGCGACGCTCCTGAGCGTCCCGGGACCGGTGCTGTGGGCGCCGGCCATGAACGCGGCCATGTGGCGAAATCTGGCGGTGCAGGCCAACGTGAAGCGGCTGCGGGAGTGGGGCCACCAGTTTCTGGGGCCAGAGGTGGGCGCGTTCGGCACGCACGGTGAGGGGACAGGCCTCGGGCGCATGGCCGAGCCGGAGGAGATCGCTGCCGCCGTGATGGAAGTGCTGCGCCCCCCCACGCCACATGATCTGGCCGGGCTGAAGGTGGTGGTGTCCGCCGGACCAACACGCGAGTACCTGGACCCGGTGCGCTTTATCAGCAATCCCAGCAGCGGCAAGATGGGCTTCGCGGTGGCCGAGGACGCGCGGGACCGGGGCGCGCAGGTCACGCTGGTCACGGGGCCTGTGAATCTGCCGGGGCCGTCCGGAATGGAGGTGGTCAGGGTCGAGTCCGCCCTAGAGCTGCGCGACGCCGTGATTCAGGCCGCGCAGGACGCCGATATCGTGGTCATGACCGCCGCCGTGGCCGACTACCGCGCCGCCGAGCAGCAACACGAGAAGCAGGCCAAGGTGGCGGGCGACGTGAGCATCCAGCTGACGCCCAATCCCGATATTCTGGCCGAGCTGGGGAGCAGCAAGGGCAGTCGGGTGCTGGTGGGCTTTGCGATGGAAACGCACGCGGGCGTGGAGCGGGCCGCCGTCAAGGCCGCGCGCAAGAACGCCGATTTCATCCTGCTGAACTACCCCACTCAGGAGGGCACAGCGTTCGGCGGTGACGACAACCAGGTCACCCTGGTCCGCGCCGACGGGACGCATGAAGACTGGCCGCGCACCAGCAAGCGCGAGGTGGCCCGGCAGTTGCTGGACGAGGCCTTGCGGGTCCGCGAGGCGTCAGGGGCGACGCCCTCCTCCAGCCCCGCCCACCCCTGA